The following are from one region of the Mesotoga sp. UBA6090 genome:
- a CDS encoding GTPase translates to MKCSGCGVELQHEDPAGLGYISESVMESRLLSGKEILCRRCFLMKHYSSLPEGNMVAHSLDNMKEYLRLAHDVIYVIDISDFDGTFRRDIADLLKDHSVHYILNKIDLLPREVKVNEMRDWASGILKAPVSRVRPVSVLGQYGLKSLFAYLKSSASEYVSVGVTNVGKSSLLNGLTRSEEITVSRFPGTTVEVTSRTLYNSSVTIYDTPGIFTEDRLTDLLSVEDQSRFLPRKKLVRSTFQFHETRTVFLSGFVRIDAKNETDPVGIFHTFVPESVSVHETNSNTGVEEWDRWFGGILKPPFSSSARSEYKWKREKFRLRTGQELHICGLGWINVAKGPITLVLTTLESVTLKVRKGLVGPKKFKK, encoded by the coding sequence ATGAAATGTAGCGGGTGTGGTGTTGAGCTGCAGCATGAGGACCCGGCCGGTTTGGGATACATATCCGAGTCGGTGATGGAATCAAGGCTCCTTTCAGGAAAGGAGATCCTGTGTCGAAGATGCTTTCTCATGAAGCATTATAGTTCGCTGCCAGAGGGTAATATGGTTGCTCATTCGCTTGATAATATGAAGGAGTATCTCCGTCTCGCCCATGATGTAATCTATGTAATTGATATTTCAGACTTCGACGGAACTTTCAGGAGGGATATAGCGGACCTCCTGAAAGATCATTCTGTTCACTACATTCTGAACAAGATCGATCTACTTCCCAGAGAGGTTAAGGTGAATGAAATGAGAGACTGGGCCTCGGGCATTCTCAAGGCACCGGTGAGCAGAGTAAGGCCTGTCTCGGTTTTGGGGCAATATGGACTGAAATCGCTTTTCGCCTATCTGAAATCCAGTGCGAGTGAGTACGTTTCGGTAGGAGTTACCAACGTTGGGAAGTCCTCACTTCTGAACGGCTTGACGCGTTCCGAAGAGATAACTGTCAGTCGTTTTCCCGGAACAACTGTAGAGGTGACTTCGAGGACACTGTACAACTCTTCGGTTACCATTTACGATACTCCGGGAATCTTCACGGAAGACAGATTGACCGACCTTTTGAGCGTTGAAGACCAGAGCAGATTTCTTCCCCGCAAGAAGCTGGTCAGGTCGACCTTTCAATTCCACGAAACCCGAACCGTTTTTCTGAGTGGATTTGTGCGAATAGATGCGAAGAATGAGACCGATCCCGTAGGGATATTCCATACCTTTGTTCCGGAAAGTGTTTCAGTCCATGAGACTAACTCGAATACTGGGGTCGAGGAATGGGATAGATGGTTTGGAGGAATTTTGAAACCTCCTTTTTCTAGTTCTGCTAGGAGTGAGTATAAGTGGAAAAGAGAGAAATTCAGACTGAGAACCGGTCAGGAGCTTCACATTTGCGGCCTTGGCTGGATAAACGTCGCTAAAGGTCCAATAACACTTGTTCTTACTACTCTGGAAAGTGTAACTCTGAAAGTTAGAAAGGGACTTGTCGGTCCGAAAAAATTCAAGAAGTGA
- the pduL gene encoding phosphate propanoyltransferase has translation MKLKQPAIKAGVSNRHLHLSAEDIERLFGKGHELTPIKDLGQPGQYACDEKVILVGPKGAITGVRVLGPARKATQIEVSRTDAFSLGIKPPIKDSGDHAGTPGLTIVGPKGTVVLDSGVMLAKRHIHMTPEDAMVYGVEDKEIVMVYAEGAGTRRVIFDDVLVRVHSSYALEFHVDVDEANAAILNNNDPVFIIEEL, from the coding sequence GTGAAACTGAAGCAACCGGCAATTAAGGCAGGCGTTTCAAATCGCCATCTTCATTTGAGTGCGGAAGACATCGAGAGACTCTTCGGCAAGGGTCATGAACTAACTCCTATAAAAGATCTCGGTCAACCCGGGCAGTACGCCTGTGATGAAAAGGTGATTCTTGTCGGTCCAAAGGGGGCAATTACGGGAGTAAGGGTACTGGGTCCTGCGAGAAAGGCCACTCAGATAGAGGTATCGAGAACCGACGCTTTTTCCCTGGGAATAAAGCCACCCATAAAGGATTCCGGTGACCACGCGGGTACTCCCGGCCTAACGATTGTCGGTCCTAAAGGAACTGTCGTTCTTGATTCCGGAGTGATGCTTGCCAAGAGGCATATTCACATGACACCCGAGGACGCCATGGTATATGGTGTGGAGGACAAGGAGATAGTAATGGTCTATGCCGAGGGCGCCGGAACGCGAAGAGTGATCTTCGACGACGTTCTGGTTAGAGTGCACTCAAGTTACGCTCTAGAATTCCATGTCGATGTGGATGAAGCAAATGCTGCAATACTGAACAACAACGATCCAGTGTTCATTATCGAGGAGTTGTAG